One Anolis carolinensis isolate JA03-04 chromosome 4, rAnoCar3.1.pri, whole genome shotgun sequence DNA window includes the following coding sequences:
- the chrac1 gene encoding chromatin accessibility complex protein 1, with the protein MAAGQSGASGRSGGGENRLVSLPLSRIRVIMKSSPEVSSINPDAIFLTAKATEMFVQCLATYSYKHGHGKESKALTYSDLSHAAEKSETFQFLADILPKKILASKYLKMLEKEKKGEQEEEDEEEEDENSENGSEDEDTS; encoded by the exons ATGGCGGCGGGGCAGAGCGGAGCGTCGGGACGCAGCGGGGGCGGCGAGAACCGGTTGGTCTCTTTGCCTTTGTCTCGGATCCGCGTGATCATGAAGAGCTCGCCCGAAGTCTCCAGCATCAACCCGGACGCCATCTTCCTCACCGCCAAGGCCACG GAGATGTTCGTCCAGTGCTTAGCCACATACTCCTACAAACACGGCCATGGCAAGGAGAGCAAGGCCTTAACCTACAGCGACCTGTCCCACGCGGCAGAGAAATCCGAGACCTTTCAGTTCTTGGCAG ATATCCTGCCAAAGAAGATTTTAGCAAGCAAATACCTAAAAATGcttgaaaaggaaaagaaaggggaacaggaggaggaggatgaagaagaagaagatgaaaatagtgAAAATGGAAGTGAAGATGAAGACACATCTTGA